Proteins from one Porites lutea chromosome 3, jaPorLute2.1, whole genome shotgun sequence genomic window:
- the LOC140929556 gene encoding BTB/POZ domain-containing protein 6-B-like → MATFDDNWQTKRPTISERTKFIFNNELLSDVKFVVPASLNESERRKSQKSIPAHKFVLAISSPVFFAMFYGEMAETAGTVQLPDCDYESLLELFRYLYSDDVKLSGSNVMQVLYLAKKYMVPSLADKCTEYLLKHLEASNVFSILPQAQKYEEKDLENQCWGVIEKHTQKALMSDEFLTLERSIVASVVKREILKVKEVDLFKAVDRWATKEQERQGKTPRRKVKREILGEEIVKAIRFSLIPEKEFASVVLDCDILTETEICDMIKHYNEIDLKSPLTFMHSPRCHRFHRCHRFAILRSPGLISDDPRGHSGVRLSALNITVNKPVRLHGVQHFGRDGGEYTVSLEVKDAKTGISLAEQLGSYISEKDDTHACVYYGFDVEFDNPVCLETNRTYEIISRVNGPISWFGEIGQQTVEIQEIRFSFSNSAASICGTSVSRGQFPAFLFSPW, encoded by the coding sequence ATGGCTACCTTTGATGATAACTGGCAGACGAAACGGCCAACTATCAGCGAGAGAACCAAATTTATATTCAATAACGAATTGTTAAGCGATGTTAAGTTCGTAGTCCCTGCGTCGCTGAACGAAAGTGAAAGACGGAAGAGTCAGAAGAGTATTCCAGCCCACAAGTTTGTTCTTGCGATCAGTAGTCCTGTGTTCTTTGCTATGTTCTATGGTGAAATGGCGGAGACTGCAGGCACTGTTCAACTGCCTGACTGTGATTATGAGAGTCTGTTAGAGTTGTTTCGTTACTTGTACAGCGATGATGTGAAGCTAAGCGGAAGTAATGTGATGCAGGTTCTCTACTTGGCGAAAAAATACATGGTACCCTCACTGGCTGATAAATGCACTGAATATCTCCTGAAACATTTAGAAGCGTCGAATGTCTTCTCGATTCTGCCGCAAGCTCAGAAATATGAGGAAAAAGATTTGGAAAATCAGTGCTGGGGAGTAATTGAGAAGCACACCCAGAAAGCTCTAATGTCGGATGAATTTCTCACGCTTGAGCGATCAATCGTTGCGTCTGTCGTGAAAagggaaattttaaaagtaaaagaagTGGATTTGTTCAAAGCTGTGGATCGCTGGGCCACTAAAGAACAAGAAAGGCAAGGGAAGACTCCTAGGAGGAAGGTCAAAAGAGAGATTCTTGGAGAAGAGATTGTGAAAGCGATACGTTTTTCATTGATACCAGAGAAGGAGTTTGCTTCAGTTGTTTTGGATTGTGACATTTTGACTGAAACAGAGATTTGTGACATGATTAAGCACTACAATGAGATAGATTTAAAATCTCCTCTAACATTCATGCATTCCCCTAGATGTCATAGATTCCATCGATGTCATAGATTTGCAATTCTTAGAAGCCCTGGACTGATCTCAGATGATCCCAGGGGCCATAGTGGCGTTCGTCTTAGTGCTCTTAATATAACTGTCAACAAACCTGTCAGGTTACATGGAGTACAGCATTTTGGCCGTGACGGTGGCGAGTACACTGTTTCATTAGAAGTGAAAGATGCAAAAACTGGCATTTCTCTTGCAGAACAATTAGGATCCTACATTTCAGAAAAAGATGACACACATGCTTGCGTGTATTATGGCTTTGATGTTGAGTTCGATAACCCAGTTTGTCTTGAGACAAACAGAACATATGAGATAATATCTCGTGTAAATGGCCCGATATCTTGGTTTGGAGAAATAGGCCAACAAACTGTTGAAATTCAAGAAATCAGATTTTCATTTAGCAATTCAGCTGCTTCCATCTGTGGAACCTCTGTATCTAGAGGCCAGTTTCCCGCCTTTCTTTTCAGTCCATGGTAG